One Ochotona princeps isolate mOchPri1 chromosome 29, mOchPri1.hap1, whole genome shotgun sequence genomic region harbors:
- the PUS1 gene encoding pseudouridylate synthase 1 homolog codes for GDERARGGRPGARPWEDAEPQAKKLRSGEGDAPARKLPKRKIVLLLAYSGKGYHGMQRNVGSSQFRTIEDDLVAALVRSGCIPENHGEDMRKMSFQRCARTDKGVSAAGQVVSLKVWLIDDILEKINSHLPSHIRILGLKRVTGGFNSKNKCDARTYFYMLPTFAFAHKDRDPQDESYRLSPETLQRVNRLLSCYQGTHNFHNFTSQKGPREPSARRYVLQAYCEEPFVREGLEFAVIRVKGQSFMMHQIRKMVGLVVAIVKGYAPESVLERSWGEEKVDVPKAPGLGLVLERVHFEKYNQRFGNDGLHEPLDWAQEEAKVAAFTEQYIYPAIISTERGERSMAQWLSTLPVHNFHATASSGAKVPSPLPGSEGNGDSD; via the exons GGGGACGAGCGGGCCCGGGGTGGCCGGCCGGGAGCGCGGCCCTGGGAGGACGCGGAGCCGCAGGCCAAGAAGCTGAGGAGCGGCGAGGGCGACGCGCCGGCCCGGAAGCTCCCCAAGAGGAAGATAGTGCTGCTGCTGGCCTACTCGGGGAAGGGCTACCACGGCATGCAG AGGAATGTGGGGTCCTCGCAGTTCAGGACCATTGAAGACGACCTGGTGGCCGCCCTGGTCCGCTCGGGCTGTATCCCAGAGAACCATGGCGAAGACATGAGGAAGATGTCCTTTCAGCGCTGTGCCCGCACGGACAAG ggtgtgtctGCCGCCGGTCAGGTTGTGTCCCTGAAGGTGTGGCTGATTGATGACATTTTGGAGAAGATCAACAGCCACCTGCCGTCCCACATTCGCATTTTGG GACTGAAGAGGGTCACGGGAGGCTTCAACTCCAAGAACAAGTGTGACGCCAGGACATACTTCTACATGCTGCCCACCTTCGCCTTTGCCCATAAGGACCGGGACCCCCAGGACGAGTCCTATCGGCtgagccctgagaccctgcagcGGGTCAACAGGCTTCTGTCCTGCTATCAGGGCACCCACAACTTCCACAATTTCACCTCCCAGAAGGGGCCCCGGGAGCCCAGTGCGCGGCGCTATGTGCTGCAGGCCTACTGTGAAGAGCCGTTCGTGCGCGAGGGCCTGGAGTTCGCGGTGATCCGCGTGAAGGGCCAAAGCTTTATGATGCACCAGATCCGGAAGATGGTGGGCCTGGTGGTGGCCATCGTCAAGGGCTACGCCCCCGAGAGCGTGCTGGAGCGCAGCTGGGGCGAGGAGAAGGTGGATGTGCCCAAGGCGCCGGGGCTGGGCCTCGTCCTGGAGAGGGTGCACTTTGAGAAGTACAACCAGCGCTTCGGCAATGACGGGCTGCACGAGCCGCTGGACTGGGCGCAGGAGGAGGCCAAGGTGGCAGCCTTCACGGAGCAGTACATCTACCCCGCCATCATCAGCACCGAGCGTGGGGAGCGCTCCATGGCCCAGTGGCTGAGCACGCTGCCCGTGCACAACTTCCACGCCACGGCCAGCTCGGGTGCCAAG GTCCCCAGCCCACTGCCAGGCAGTGAGGGCAACGGAGACAGCGATTGA